The Fuscovulum sp. sequence AATGAAATGCTTGAAAAGCTTGGCATAAAATCCAACTTCGTGCGCGGCAAGCGGGTCACCGACAAGGCCACCGTGCAGGTGGTAGAAATGATCCTGTCCGGTCTGGTGAACAAGCGTATCGTTCAGGCCATCATGGATGCCGGCGGCCGCGCCGTGGGCATTTCCGGCAAGGACGACGATCTTATGGTGTGCGAGGCCGACGATCCCGAACTGGGCTTTGTGGGCCGCCCGGTTGAGATGAACGTGCAGGTGCTGCGCGATCTCTACAACGCAGGCATCATCCCCGTCGTGGCCCCGGTCGCCACCGGCATGGCCGACAATGAAACCTTCAACGTCAACGGCGACACCGCCGCCGGGGCCATCGCCGGCGCGCTCAAGGCCGACCGCCTGCTCCTGCTCACCGATGTCGCAGGCGTCAAGAACGCGTCGGGCGAGGTGATGACCCAGATCACCCCCGAAGAAGTTCGCCAGATGACAGCCGATGGCGTGATCGCGGGCGGCATGATCCCCAAAACGGAAACCGCGCTGGCCGCTTTGGCCGAAGGCGTCCGCGCCGTGACCATCCTCGATGGTCGCGTCCCCAATGCCTGCCTGATGGAACTGTTCACCGATCACGGCGCCGGATCGCAGATCCGCTCTACCGAGCCCCGCGTCAAACCGCGCGTAAAGCGGTGACGCTGGACGATCTTCAACCCGCCCTCGCCGCCCATCACCTCACCGTGCTGGGCGGCTTCCATCCGGGCGCGGACGACGCCACCCCGCCCGGCACCCAGACCCTTCTCCTCCTCGGTCCGGCAGAACCCGGCTTTTGGCCCCACCTCACCGCACAACCCGAATGGCTGGACGGCGAACCCGATCCTGTCGACCGCTGGTCGCGCCGCACCATTGGCCGCCTCGCCTGTGATCTGGGGGCCAAGGCGCTGTTTCCTTTTGGTGGCCCGCCCTACCACCCCTTCTACAAATGGGCGCTGCGCACGGGCCGCACTTGGGACAGCCCGGTTCGCCTGCTCGTCCACGCAGACCAGGGCCTGATGGTCAGCTTCCGGGGCGCGCTCGCCCTGAAAGACCACCTCGCCCTTCCCCCGCCACCGGAAAAACCCTGCGATACCTGCGCCAAGCCCTGCCTGACGGCCTGCCCAACGCAGGCCCTCACCGCCAACGGCTATGACGTCCCCGCCTGCCACGCCTTCCTCGACACCGCCCCCGGCGCGGATTGCATGGAATCGGGCTGCATCGTCCGCCGCGCTTGCCCCCTGTCGCAACGCTATGCAAGACTTCCCGAACAGTCGGCCTATCACATGCGCCGATTCCACGGGGGGCAAACACCACGATGAAGCGGCTGATCCTGACACGCCACGCGAAATCCAGCTGGGATGATCCACTCACCCCGGATCACGACCGCCCGCTCAACGAACGCGGCAAGGCCGCTGCCGCCGATCTGGGCCAATGGCTCGCCTCGCGCGGCTATGTCCCGGATGAGGTGCTCTGTTCCGATGCGCTGCGCACCCGCAAGACCTGGAGCGGGATCGCCCCCGCCCTGCCCGGCACGCCGGTGCTGGAACTGAAACCCGCGCTTTATCACGCCGGCCCCGATGTGATGCTGGCCGTTCTGCGCCATGCCAAGGGCGATTGCGTGATGATGATCGGCCACAACCCCGGCATCGCAGAATTTGCCGCCCGTCTGGTGGCACAGGCCCCGCACAACCCGGAATTCAGCCGCTACCCCACCGGGGCCACGCTGGTGGCGGATTTCAACGTCGCGAACTGGGCCGATGTCACCTTCGGCACGGGTGTGGTGGATGATTTCATCATCCCCAGCGAAATCGTCGCCTGACGATCGTTTAACCATCCCTGGCGCGAACCACGCGTCCCGCCAAACCAAAAGGGGGTGCCAACCGGCACCC is a genomic window containing:
- a CDS encoding ferredoxin is translated as MDDLQPALAAHHLTVLGGFHPGADDATPPGTQTLLLLGPAEPGFWPHLTAQPEWLDGEPDPVDRWSRRTIGRLACDLGAKALFPFGGPPYHPFYKWALRTGRTWDSPVRLLVHADQGLMVSFRGALALKDHLALPPPPEKPCDTCAKPCLTACPTQALTANGYDVPACHAFLDTAPGADCMESGCIVRRACPLSQRYARLPEQSAYHMRRFHGGQTPR
- a CDS encoding histidine phosphatase family protein, translating into MKRLILTRHAKSSWDDPLTPDHDRPLNERGKAAAADLGQWLASRGYVPDEVLCSDALRTRKTWSGIAPALPGTPVLELKPALYHAGPDVMLAVLRHAKGDCVMMIGHNPGIAEFAARLVAQAPHNPEFSRYPTGATLVADFNVANWADVTFGTGVVDDFIIPSEIVA
- the argB gene encoding acetylglutamate kinase: MSDAANTAKMLSEALPYLQRYADAVVVVKFGGNAMGDDAAMAEFARDVVLMRQVGVNPVVVHGGGPMINEMLEKLGIKSNFVRGKRVTDKATVQVVEMILSGLVNKRIVQAIMDAGGRAVGISGKDDDLMVCEADDPELGFVGRPVEMNVQVLRDLYNAGIIPVVAPVATGMADNETFNVNGDTAAGAIAGALKADRLLLLTDVAGVKNASGEVMTQITPEEVRQMTADGVIAGGMIPKTETALAALAEGVRAVTILDGRVPNACLMELFTDHGAGSQIRSTEPRVKPRVKR